A window of Macadamia integrifolia cultivar HAES 741 unplaced genomic scaffold, SCU_Mint_v3 scaffold155, whole genome shotgun sequence contains these coding sequences:
- the LOC122064194 gene encoding trifunctional UDP-glucose 4,6-dehydratase/UDP-4-keto-6-deoxy-D-glucose 3,5-epimerase/UDP-4-keto-L-rhamnose-reductase RHM1 — protein sequence MASYKPKNILITGAAGFIASHVCNRLIRNYPDYKIVVLDKLDYCSNLKNLLPSRSSPNFKFVKGDIGSADLVNFLLITESIDTIMHFAAQTHVDNSFGNSFEFTKNNIYGTHVLLEACKVTGQIRRFIHVSTDEVYGETDEDAVVGNHEASQLLPTNPYSATKAGAEMLVMAYGRSYGLPVITTRGNNVYGPNQFPEKLIPKFILLAMRGKPLPIHGDGSNVRSYLYCEDVAEAFEVILHRGEVGHVYNIGTKKERRVIDVAKDMCKLFNLDPESVIKFVENRPFNDQRYFLDDEKLKILGWSERTTWEEGLKKTMEWYINNPDWWGDVTGALLPHPRMLMMPGIERHFDGSEDGNSASSHASSNSSQSRMVVPITKSNASPQKPSLKFLIYGRTGWLGGLLGKICEKQGILFEYGKGRLEERSQLLADIQNVKPTHVFNAAGVTGRPNVDWCESHKTETIRANVAGTLTLADLCREHGLLMMNFATGCIFEYDDAHPLGSGIGFKEEDTPNFIGSFYSKTKAMVEELLKEYDNVCTLRVRMPISSDLSNPRNFITKISRYNKVVNIPNSMTILDELLPISIEMAKRDCRGIWNFTNPGVVSHNEILEMYKNYIDPDFTWANFTLEEQAKVIVAPRSNNEMDASKLKKEFPELLSIKESLIKYVFEPNKKNLDGKDAN from the exons ATGGCTTCTTACAAGCCCAAAAACATCCTCATCACCGGTGCTGCGGGCTTCATTGCCTCCCATGTTTGCAACCGACTCATCCGGAACTACCCGGACTACAAGATAGTTGTCCTTGATAAGCTTGATTACTGTTCAAACCTGAAAAACCTCCTTCCCTCTAGATCTTCCCCTAACTTCAAGTTTGTCAAGGGGGACATAGGCAGTGCTGACCTTGTCAACTTCCTCCTCATTACTGAGTCCATTGACACAATAATGCACTTTGCGGCCCAGACACATGTTGACAACTCCTTTGGCAACAGCTTTGAGTTCACCAAGAATAACATCTATGGCACTCATGTACTTCTGGAAGCCTGCAAAGTCACAGGCCAGATCAGGAGGTTCATCCATGTAAGTACAGATGAGGTCTATGGGGAGACAGATGAGGATGCTGTTGTTGGAAACCATGAGGCTTCTCAGCTCCTCCCGACAAACCCTTACTCGGCCACCAAAGCTGGTGCAGAAATGCTCGTTATGGCATATGGGAGGTCATATGGGTTACCTGTTATAACAACCAGAGGAAACAATGTATATGGGCCAAATCAGTTTCCTGAAAAGCTAATTCCTAAATTCATCCTCTTGGCAATGAGAGGAAAGCCTCTTCCCATTCATGGGGATGGATCTAATGTTCGGAGTTATCTCTATTGTGAGGATGTTGCTGAGGCTTTTGAAGTCATTCTCCACAGGGGAGAAGTTGGCCACGTTTACAATATTGGGactaagaaggaaagaagagttATTGACGTGGCCAAGGATATGTGCAAACTTTTCAACTTAGACCCAGAATCAGTTATCAAGTTTGTGGAGAACAGGCCTTTTAATGACCAGAggtactttttagatgatgagaAGCTGAAGATCTTGGGGTGGTCTGAACGTACTACTTGGGAAGAGGGGCTGAAGAAGACTATGGAGTGGTACATAAATAATCCTGATTGGTGGGGCGATGTAACTGGAGCATTGCTTCCTCATCCAAGAATGCTGATGATGCCTGGCATTGAAAGACATTTTGATGGTTCTGAAGATGGAAATTCTGCATCCTCTCATGCATCAAGTAATTCTAGTCAGAGCCGAATGGTCGTTCCGATTACAAAAAGCAATGCCTCTCCTCAAAAACCATCTTTGAAGTTCTTGATTTATGGTAGGACAGGGTGGCTTGGAGGTTTACTTGGGAAGATATGTGAGAAACAGGGCATACTCTTCGAGTATGGAAAGGGGCGACTGGAGGAACGGTCACAGCTCTTGGCAGATATTCAGAATGTTAAGCCAACCCATGTTTTCAATGCTGCTGGAGTGACTGGTAGACCCAATGTTGATTGGTGCGAGTCTCACAAAACTGAGACCATCCGTGCCAATGTTGCTGGTACATTGACCTTGGCAGATTTGTGCAGGGAGCATGGCCTCCTTATGATGAATTTTGCTACTGGATGTATTTTTGAGTATGATGATGCACACCCATTAGGTTCAGGCATTGGGTTCAAGGAGGAAGATACTCCCAATTTCATTGGTTCTTTCTACTCAAAAACCAAGGCCATG GTTGAAGAGCTGTTGAAAGAATATGACAATGTTTGCACCCTCAGAGTCCGGATGCCAATATCATCTGATCTTAGCAACCCACGCAATTTCATTACGAAGATCTCTCGCTATAACAAAGTGGTTAACATTCCAAACAGCATGACCATCTTGGATGAGCTTCTCCCTATATCAATTGAGATGGCTAAGCGGGACTGCAGGGGAATATGGAACTTCACAAATCCTGGAGTCGTGAGCCATAATGAGATTCTGGAGATGTACAAGAATTATATTGACCCCGACTTCACCTGGGCTAACTTCACACTGGAGGAGCAGGCCAAAGTAATAGTTGCTCCTCGAAGCAACAATGAGATGGATGCCTCTAAGTTGAAGAAAGAATTCCCTGAGTTGCTATCAATCAAGGAGTCACTGATCAAATATGTCTTCGAACCCAACAAGAAAAACTTGGATGGAAAAGATGCGAATTAG
- the LOC122064170 gene encoding probable galacturonosyltransferase 15, which translates to MKFHITTGTKRLTISGGGGCFWEVMKVKGSMRRFSYRSFLPTVLILGVILPFLFIRTAFLALESASSCSSLDCFGRRFGPSIFGGRDASLGLVDELTRALMEANDRGVDENGIQSSPATFNELVTDITSGRQDIRGFAFETKAMLMKMERRVQLAKHQELIYRHYASYGIPKSMYCLCLRLAEEYSINALARSPLPPPESVFRLADTSYHHIALLTDNILAASVVISSAVANAANPENLVFHVVTDKKTYAPMHAWFALNSAAVAPAVVEVKGLHQFDWPHHVNIGVNGMMEIHRSSWQHYYKNLKEGKCDQLEEGELVKRLEDLNPSCLSLMNHLRIYLPELFPDLNKVIFLDDDVVVQQDLSPLWELDLDGKVVGAVVNSWNEREEKDRSYCSRGRKFGDYFNFSNSLMSSTFEYDRCAWSYGMNVFDLKAWRSTNITETYHHWLKLNLDSGFTLWQPGALPPALIAFEGHIHPIDPLWHAAGLGQQPLKINRKMVEAAAVIHFSGPAKPWLDIGIQELRGLWQTHINFTNEFIMNCKIMA; encoded by the exons ATGAAGTTTCATATAACGACAGGGACGAAGAGATTGACGATTTCAGGCGGAGGAGGTTGTTTTTGGGAAGTAATGAAGGTGAAGGGTTCGATGCGTCGGTTTTCTTATCGTTCCTTTTTGCCGACTGTCTTAATCCTTGGGGTTATTTTGCCTTTTCTCTTCATAAGAACTGCTTTTCTCGCTCTCGAATCTGcctcttcttgttcttcacTTG ATTGTTTTGGACGGAGGTTTGGGCCTTCAATTTTCGGCGGGAGGGATGCGTCGCTG GGGCTAGTGGATGAACTGACAAGAGCTTTGATGGAAGCAAATGACAGAGGAGTCGATGAGAATGGAATACAGAGTTCGCCGGCGACATTCAACGAACTGGTGACGGACATCACTTCTGGCAGACAAGACATCAGGGGCTTTGCTTTCGAGACTAAGGCCATG TTAATGAAGATGGAGAGAAGGGTCCAATTGGCTAAACATCAAGAACTGATCTACAGGCACTACGCGTCGTATGGGATCCCCAAGAGCATGTACTGCCTGTGCTTGAGGTTGGCCGAGGAGTACTCAATTAATGCCTTGGCACGGTCTCCGTTGCCGCCGCCGGAGTCGGTGTTTCGCCTCGCCGACACATCATACCACCACATTGCCTTACTAACTGACAATATTCTCGCAGCCTCTGTCGTTATCTCTTCCGCTGTTGCCAACGCAGCAAACCCAGAGAATCTGGTGTTTCATGTTGTCACTGACAAGAAGACGTATGCGCCCATGCACGCGTGGTTCGCTCTCAATTCTGCGGCTGTTGCTCCGGCAGTGGTTGAGGTCAAGGGCTTACATCAGTTCGATTGGCCTCACCATGTGAACATTGGCGTCAATGGTATGATGGAGATTCATCGCTCATCTTGGCAACATTATTATAAGAATCTAAAAGAAGGGAAATGTGATCAGCTTGAAGAAGGAGAGTTGGTTAAGAGATTAGAGGACTTAAACCCAAGTTGTCTCTCCCTCATGAATCATCTAAGAATCTATCTACCCGAGTTGTTTCCAGATCTGAACAAGGTGATATTCTTAGACGATGATGTTGTAGTACAGCAGGATTTGTCGCCTCTTTGGGAGCTTGATCTTGATGGGAAAGTTGTTGGTGCTGTTGTTAACTCATGgaatgaaagagaagaaaaagatagaagCTACTGTAGTCGAGGAAGGAAATTTGGGGATTACTTCAACTTCTCGAACTCGTTGATGTCTTCTACATTTGAATATGATCGTTGCGCATGGTCGTATGGTATGAATGTCTTCGATCTTAAAGCATGGAGGAGTACCAACATTACTGAGACATACCATCACTGGCTTAAGCTT AACCTTGATTCCGGATTCACACTTTGGCAACCGGGAGCACTTCCACCTGCTTTAATTGCTTTTGAGGGGCACATCCATCCAATTGATCCTTTATGGCATGCTGCAGGATTGGGTCAACAACCACTGAAAATAAACAGGAAAATGGTGGAAGCTGCTGCTGTAATACATTTTAGTGGCCCTGCAAAGCCATGGCTTGATATTGGGATCCAAGAGCTACGGGGCTTATGGCAGACACACATTAACTTCACCAATGAATTCATCATGAACTGTAAAATTATGGCGTGA